The genomic segment TCTCTGAATCTTTACCTGTGCAACTCAGCTTGTTACTGATGGCTGTCGAAATTGTGGTTGGAGCTCTTGTGTCTGCCTCCTTGAATATTTTCTTGAGAAGATTGCTTCCCCAGATGTGGCAGAGTTCTTAAAGGGGAAGAAATGCTTTGGTTTTGCTTGTCATCTCCATGACTTGAAGATGAAATTCTTGGCTTTGTCTGCAATCATTGTTGATGCAGAGCAAAAGCAAAACAAAGTCCTTGGAGTGAAGGATTGGCTGGACAAGCTCAAAGATGCGGTGGATGATGCGGAGGATCTGTTCGAAAAAATTGAATATGATGCTCTCAAACTCAAAGTGGAGAAAGAAAAGTCTAGAGCCATGACTAGTAAGGTGCGTAAAAAACTCTCCAAATTTATCAACTTAACTGATAGTAAAATAAAGAATGTGATGGATAAGATTCTTTGGAGGTTGGAGCAATTTGAAAAACAAATTATTTTTCTCCATATGGTTAGTGATGttaagaaagaggaaccaaaggAAAGGTCACCTTCAACTTCCTACCTGATGAACCTGAAGATTATGGCAGAGAGGCTGACAAGGATGCTTTAATGAAGTTGCTGATGTTAGATGATGTAGGTAGTAATCAAAAGATTTATGACATTATTCCCATATTGGGAATGGGTGGGGTTGGAAAAACCACACTTGCTCAAACCCTTTTCAATGATGAACAAGTTAAGGATAAGTTTGAAGTTATGGCTTGGGTGTATGTTTTGGACAAGTTTGATGTTATGGCTGTGACAAAAACCTTCCTTCAATGCATAGCTCGGGGGATGCTTGCAATAACATGGATTTGGATTCGCTCCAGGTTAATTTCTCAAAGAAGTTAATGGGAAAGAAGTTTTTTATTGTTTTAGACGACGTGTGGGAAGATGAATATGTTTGTTGGAAAAATGTGATGAATCCTTTCAATGATGGGGTGAAAGGGAGCAAAATAATACTGACAACAAGAAGTGCAAACGTTGCAGATGGCATTAGAACTATTGACACACCATCTTAGAGAATTATCAGAAGATGAGTGTTGGGAACTTTTTGCAAATTATGCGTCCAATGGAAATACTACAAAGTTTAATGAGAACCCAAAATTGGAAAGCATCGGCAAAAAACTTGTTAGGAAATGTAATGGTGTGCCTTTAGCTGCTAAAGTTCTAGGAGGCCTCCAATGTTCGTCGTGGAATGTTGAGTGATAGGAACAAATAGCAAggagtaatatttgggagttgaGTAAGACTCTTCCAACTGCGTTAGAAGTGAGCTACTACTATCTTCTTCCACACTTAAAACAGTGTTTTGCTTATTGCTCAATATTTCCAAAAGGCTATGAATTTTGAAGAGAGGAGTTGGTCTTAATATGGATGGCTTGAAAATCTTGTCAAGCATTCCAAGGGAAATAGAAGAATGGAAGAAGTAGGCAATGAGTATTTTGATGATTTGGTGTCATTGTCATTTTTTCAAATGAAGATCAAATTTCAAAGGAATAAATTTTCTATGCATGATCTTATCAATGATTTGGCTAGAGTTGTTTTTGGAAAATACAATTATTTGTTAGAGCATAGTGAAGACATTGACAAGTTTGACAACAAGACACGTCATCGGCATAAATTGATGTGATTGTCTACTTTTTCTTTTTGATTCATACTTTTGGTCTAAAAATATCCGTTATCAAAATGAAGCTTGAACTGGAGAACGAATGACTATTGTATCAAGTAACTGCTTTTGTTGATGTTACGTCACTGATTTCTTTATATATATGGttcatattatttttattattattactttgtCTTAAACGAGAATTGATGTGGTCATTTATGACCAAGTAGGAATGAAATGGAAAAGGAAAATGAGAGAACAGTTATGTCAAAGACTTCCCTGTTTATTTGTTGCCAAACATTCCAttaaatattttgttttaattctGCCCAAACATTGATTTAAAAGATTATGTGCATGACACATTTAACCTTCAGCCTCTTAGCATCAGTCCTTGTCAAAACATTAAACTactatgtttaaaatttaaactactcgGCTTCAATGGCTTAAACTTTAAACTACTAAGCGTAAAATTTAAACTattaggcttaaaatttaaattactaggcttaaaatttaaaccaaaaagtttaaaatttaaattactaggcttaaatgacttaaaatttaaatcactatgcttaaaatttaaaccactaagcttaaaTTTTAAACTATTAATCTTAAATTTTAAACaactaggcttaaaatttaaaccaagtggaacgccctgggtagccaagatcgttacactgtgtgtttataaaggtgcaagacttgctaatcaagtcatttaattagaaacgtgttactgaaactataattgaactagggttaaaagaatttggtcataaaagatgcatttcatttagataaacattttgtacatgggttcccaaaagaaatagagtttaaaagacagtttacaaaattccaggatatatgtacaactactagccactctaagggtaaaacagacatttaggcttttcccgtcttGTACCACTCCTCAGTCGTGGCAACAgatcagctaactatgtacatttagcctcaaagatctccaactcaggactggtccaccttgctcttgcctttacctgcaccacgtagcacccgtgagccaaggcccagcaagaaaactatattaCAGAGTATAATGATAAACAACAGTCAGATATTTCATGAATCATCAATTCGATACAAATAGGCCGTATTGCTCATGTAAATAATGATATCAATTTACAAGCCAAGAATTAGTTTAACATCAATAAACATTtcacacaatatctagggtcgacgcccttaggtcgtaccctctaaataagtcactgtcttcggctcacttaggccaagcctagtgttcaacccactgactctagctcgcttaggccaagctcaatgattatttgattaacctcggctaccagtggtcgagctgcgTCCTGtacgcaaatattgattctggcactcttaggccgtttatcacatgtccccatggcataataccatctatgacatcatacaaatatagggagctcttagtcccaacatattcacataaccgggtacagtttcttacctttgattctgttagctttgattaataaaatcgaccttcaagcgcgatcccgtccgagccctagcgtacacctagtcacagccataaattacaaccatcactaaacttcaattctgtAACCTAACCCCGGCACCAACcttgagccctcgggaagccctaat from the Humulus lupulus chromosome X, drHumLupu1.1, whole genome shotgun sequence genome contains:
- the LOC133806936 gene encoding putative disease resistance protein RGA3 — translated: MATQAISSSSHTTQPNACVLLLTLGYFEAEKGFRVVSIFIAYFLVTDGCRNCGWSSCVCLLEYFLEKIASPDVAEFLKGKKCFGFACHLHDLKMKFLALSAIIVDAEQKQNKVLGVKDWLDKLKDAVDDAEDLFEKIEYDALKLKVEKEKSRAMTSKVRKKLSKFINLTDSKIKNVMDKILWREADKDALMKLLMLDDVGSNQKIYDIIPILGMGGVGKTTLAQTLFNDEQVKDKFEVMAWVYVLDNSGDACNNMDLDSLQVNFSKKLMGKKFFIVLDDVWEDEYMALELLTHHLRELSEDECWELFANYASNGNTTKFNENPKLESIGKKLVRKCNGVPLAAKVLGGLQCSSWNVE